Proteins from one Pseudomonas sp. KBS0710 genomic window:
- a CDS encoding LysR family transcriptional regulator: MHIDLRQLRHFIALAEQRSFVAAALAVNLSQSAFSRSIQALEHSAGCQLVDRGRKDLAPTKQGQVLLEHARRLVSGAQQLANEISQFNGLEAGELRFGCGPAPAAGLIPRAIGSFIGRYPKARVQFQVDDWQSLSKRLLSEEFEFFVADTRHFEANPDYHTHRLRARRWYFCCRAGHPLAERESVSAAELMSYPLAVTIRPPNLRKVIVDLSGRPDYLPNVECENGYSLMGVVLRSDAIGIVSANSDVLHMARGELVCLKIEGLAEDLEERYTRYGIVSRAGYRLSPLAEAMIEQIKQIDELDEDVCALENVAV; this comes from the coding sequence ATGCATATCGACTTACGCCAACTTCGCCACTTCATTGCCCTTGCCGAACAACGCAGTTTTGTCGCGGCGGCGTTGGCCGTGAACCTGTCGCAGTCGGCGTTCAGTCGTAGCATCCAGGCGTTGGAACACAGTGCCGGCTGCCAACTGGTAGACCGTGGCCGCAAGGACCTGGCGCCGACCAAACAAGGCCAGGTGCTGCTCGAACATGCACGGCGCCTGGTCAGCGGTGCGCAGCAACTGGCCAACGAGATCAGCCAGTTCAATGGCCTGGAAGCCGGTGAACTGCGCTTCGGCTGTGGCCCGGCGCCCGCTGCCGGGTTGATCCCGCGTGCCATCGGCAGTTTTATCGGGCGCTACCCCAAGGCCCGCGTGCAGTTCCAGGTGGATGACTGGCAAAGTTTGAGCAAGCGCCTGCTCAGCGAAGAGTTCGAATTTTTCGTCGCCGACACCCGCCACTTCGAAGCCAACCCGGACTACCACACCCACCGCCTGCGCGCGCGGCGCTGGTACTTCTGCTGCCGCGCCGGGCACCCGCTGGCCGAGCGCGAAAGCGTCAGCGCCGCCGAGTTGATGAGCTACCCGCTGGCGGTGACGATTCGCCCGCCGAACCTGCGCAAAGTCATCGTCGACCTCAGCGGCCGGCCGGATTACCTGCCCAATGTGGAGTGTGAAAACGGCTATAGCCTGATGGGTGTGGTGCTGCGCTCGGATGCGATCGGCATCGTCAGTGCCAACAGCGATGTGCTGCATATGGCGCGGGGTGAGTTGGTGTGTTTGAAGATTGAGGGGCTGGCGGAGGATTTAGAGGAGCGATACACCCGCTACGGGATTGTCAGCCGTGCGGGGTATCGGCTGTCGCCGTTGGCGGAGGCGATGATTGAGCAGATCAAGCAGATCGATGAGCTGGATGAGGATGTGTGCGCGTTGGAGAATGTCGCCGTCTGA
- a CDS encoding TauD/TfdA family dioxygenase produces the protein MSNAALAVQPVAQALDIHPVAGRIGAEIRGIKLSGDLDAATVEAIQQALVQYKVIFFREQTHLDDQSQEAFAHLLGEPIAHPTVPVRDGTRFLLELDGARGQRANSWHTDVTFVDAYPKASILRSVLAPKSGGDTVWANTAAAYNDLSVDLRALADNLWAVHSNEYDYAGRKPDVSLEKLEEYRKIFTSTVYETEHPVVRVHPVSGEKTLLLGHFVKRLKGYSQTESAQLFNLLQGHVTRLENTVRWRWNTGDVAIWDNRATQHYAVDDYGTQERIVRRVTLKGDVPVSVQGQRSQTTKGL, from the coding sequence ATGAGCAACGCCGCATTAGCTGTTCAACCCGTCGCCCAAGCGCTCGACATCCACCCGGTGGCCGGCCGCATCGGCGCCGAGATCCGTGGCATCAAACTCTCCGGTGATCTGGATGCCGCCACCGTCGAGGCTATCCAGCAAGCGCTGGTGCAGTACAAAGTGATCTTCTTCCGCGAGCAAACCCACCTCGATGACCAGAGCCAGGAAGCCTTCGCGCACCTGCTCGGCGAGCCAATCGCACACCCGACGGTGCCGGTGCGCGACGGCACGCGTTTCCTGTTGGAGCTCGATGGCGCCCGTGGCCAGCGCGCCAATTCCTGGCACACCGACGTGACCTTTGTTGATGCCTACCCGAAAGCCTCGATCCTGCGTTCGGTGCTGGCGCCAAAGTCCGGTGGCGACACGGTGTGGGCCAACACGGCCGCTGCCTACAACGACCTCAGCGTCGACCTGCGCGCGCTCGCCGACAACCTGTGGGCCGTGCACAGCAACGAGTATGACTACGCCGGGCGCAAGCCGGATGTGTCGTTAGAAAAGCTCGAGGAATACCGCAAGATCTTTACCTCCACCGTGTATGAAACCGAGCACCCAGTGGTGCGTGTACACCCGGTCAGCGGCGAAAAAACCTTGCTGCTGGGCCACTTCGTCAAACGCCTCAAAGGCTATTCACAGACCGAATCGGCGCAGCTGTTCAACCTGCTGCAAGGCCACGTCACCCGCCTGGAAAACACCGTGCGCTGGCGCTGGAACACCGGCGACGTGGCGATCTGGGACAACCGCGCGACTCAGCATTACGCGGTGGATGACTACGGCACTCAGGAACGCATCGTGCGTCGGGTCACGCTCAAGGGCGATGTGCCGGTGAGCGTGCAAGGGCAGCGCAGCCAGACCACCAAAGGCCTCTAA
- a CDS encoding ABC transporter substrate-binding protein has translation MKLPFKRLISLFAGTALAGLVHAADLKEIRIAVPDLSAGSQHSGGGITDVLREQQIFEKAFADQGIKIQWNYFKGAGPVINEAFANGQVDLAYLGDLAAIIGRSNGLDTRLLSATARDIKQYLGVVPGSGIKTLQDLKGKRVAVFRGTASQLSFDSALASQGLNEKDLKVINLDFNAAGAALAAKQIDATWGGSNLTALQAKGLAEIPLTTKDLGGAGSIQAVLVGSKQFVDEHPDAVAKLLKAQQQAVQWLTTDSNKQAYIELVSGRASYPPVILTNDLKDQQLSEIFPATLDPVFLGKLQGAVDLASKERLIRKSFQVSDWVVPNLAAAGL, from the coding sequence ATGAAACTGCCCTTCAAACGTCTGATCAGCCTGTTCGCGGGCACCGCCCTGGCCGGGTTGGTACACGCCGCCGACCTCAAGGAAATCCGCATCGCCGTGCCTGACCTGAGTGCCGGCAGCCAGCACAGCGGCGGCGGTATAACGGATGTATTGCGCGAGCAGCAGATCTTCGAAAAAGCCTTTGCCGACCAAGGCATCAAGATTCAGTGGAATTACTTCAAGGGCGCCGGTCCCGTGATTAATGAAGCCTTCGCCAATGGCCAGGTGGACCTGGCCTACCTGGGTGATCTGGCGGCGATCATCGGTCGCTCCAATGGGCTGGACACACGTTTGCTCAGCGCCACCGCGCGCGACATCAAGCAGTACCTGGGCGTGGTGCCGGGCTCGGGGATCAAAACCTTGCAGGACCTCAAGGGCAAGCGTGTGGCGGTGTTCCGTGGCACGGCCAGCCAGTTGTCGTTCGACAGCGCATTGGCCAGCCAGGGCTTGAATGAAAAGGACCTGAAAGTCATCAACCTGGATTTCAACGCGGCGGGTGCGGCGTTGGCCGCCAAGCAAATTGATGCGACCTGGGGCGGTTCGAACCTGACGGCGTTGCAGGCCAAAGGGCTGGCGGAAATACCGCTCACCACCAAGGACCTCGGCGGTGCCGGCAGCATCCAGGCGGTGCTGGTGGGCAGCAAACAGTTTGTCGACGAACACCCCGATGCGGTGGCCAAGTTGCTCAAGGCCCAGCAGCAAGCGGTGCAATGGTTGACCACCGACAGCAACAAGCAGGCGTATATCGAGCTGGTGTCGGGGCGTGCCAGTTATCCGCCGGTGATCCTGACCAACGACTTGAAAGACCAGCAGCTCAGCGAGATTTTCCCGGCGACCCTGGATCCGGTGTTCCTGGGCAAGTTGCAGGGCGCGGTGGACTTGGCGTCCAAGGAGCGGTTGATTCGCAAGTCGTTTCAGGTGAGTGACTGGGTGGTGCCGAACCTGGCCGCTGCGGGGCTCTGA
- a CDS encoding alkaline phosphatase family protein — protein sequence MSNSQPVRNVLYIMCDQLRRDYLSCYGHAHLHTPNIDRLAAAGVRFSRAYTQGTICGPSRMSAYTGRYVSSHQVAWNAVPLPLEELTIGDYLRPHGIRTALVGKTHATPNLEALQRLNIDPESPQAEPFNEVGFDAYLRHDGIYPDSPLFAEKRESAPYTQYLRERGYDGTNPWHEWANAAAGENGEVLSGWHMRNAGLPARVAEEHSETVYTTDRAIDFIAEQGEQPWCLHLSYIKPHWPYIAPAPYHALYGAEHIQAPIQPAHTSDHPVYQAFRQHQESVNFSRDEVRLTVVPTYMGLIKQVDDQLGRLFDFLQSNGRWDDTLIVFTSDHGDFLGDHFLGEKEFLLEPAVGIPLIVRDPRASADISRGTVDERLAETIDALPTFLDALGLPTADHRLEGRSLIPLLHGQPVVWRNYAIAEYDYAFQAPARERLAQPIDRCRMTMVRSERWKYLAYDGFRPQLFDLQNDPQELHDLGADPTYAAVRETHLGYLFEWLRGLKRRTTISHAEVDSRGQWFRYGEPEAEKVVKIGVW from the coding sequence ATGTCCAACTCACAACCCGTGCGCAATGTGCTCTACATCATGTGCGATCAACTGCGCCGCGATTACCTGTCGTGCTACGGCCACGCGCATTTGCACACGCCCAACATCGACCGCCTCGCAGCTGCCGGCGTGCGCTTCAGTCGTGCCTATACCCAGGGCACCATTTGCGGGCCGTCGCGGATGTCGGCGTACACCGGGCGTTATGTCAGCAGCCATCAGGTGGCGTGGAACGCGGTGCCGTTGCCCTTGGAAGAACTGACCATCGGCGACTACCTTCGCCCCCATGGCATCCGCACCGCACTGGTGGGCAAGACCCACGCCACGCCGAACCTGGAGGCGTTGCAGCGCCTGAATATCGACCCTGAAAGCCCGCAGGCCGAGCCTTTCAACGAGGTGGGCTTCGACGCTTATTTGCGCCACGACGGCATCTACCCCGACAGCCCGCTGTTCGCGGAAAAACGCGAGTCCGCTCCCTACACTCAGTACCTGCGCGAGCGCGGCTACGACGGTACCAATCCATGGCATGAATGGGCGAACGCCGCCGCCGGTGAAAACGGCGAAGTGCTCAGCGGCTGGCATATGCGCAACGCGGGGCTGCCTGCGCGAGTAGCAGAGGAGCATTCGGAGACCGTCTACACCACCGACCGCGCCATCGACTTTATCGCTGAACAAGGCGAGCAGCCGTGGTGTCTGCACCTGTCATACATCAAGCCGCACTGGCCCTACATCGCCCCGGCGCCGTATCACGCGCTGTATGGCGCCGAGCATATCCAGGCGCCGATTCAGCCTGCGCACACCAGTGATCATCCGGTTTACCAGGCTTTCCGTCAGCATCAGGAGAGCGTGAATTTTTCCCGTGATGAAGTGCGGCTCACGGTGGTTCCGACCTACATGGGCCTGATCAAACAAGTCGATGATCAACTCGGGCGGCTGTTCGATTTTCTGCAAAGCAACGGCCGCTGGGACGACACGCTGATCGTGTTCACCAGCGACCATGGCGACTTCCTCGGCGACCACTTCCTGGGCGAAAAAGAGTTTCTGCTGGAGCCTGCGGTGGGCATTCCGCTGATCGTGCGCGACCCGCGTGCCAGTGCCGATATCAGCCGTGGCACGGTGGATGAGCGCCTGGCGGAAACCATCGACGCCCTGCCAACGTTCCTCGATGCCCTGGGCTTGCCTACCGCAGACCATCGTCTGGAAGGCCGTTCGCTGATTCCGCTGCTGCACGGCCAACCCGTCGTCTGGCGCAATTACGCCATCGCTGAGTATGACTATGCCTTCCAGGCCCCGGCGCGCGAGCGTTTGGCGCAACCGATCGACCGCTGCCGCATGACCATGGTGCGCAGTGAGCGTTGGAAATACCTGGCCTATGACGGTTTTCGTCCGCAACTGTTTGACCTGCAGAATGACCCGCAGGAGTTGCACGACCTGGGCGCCGACCCGACCTATGCGGCGGTGCGCGAGACGCACTTGGGGTATTTGTTCGAATGGCTGCGTGGGTTGAAGCGGCGTACCACCATCAGCCATGCAGAGGTTGATTCGCGTGGCCAATGGTTTCGGTACGGTGAGCCGGAAGCGGAAAAGGTAGTGAAGATCGGCGTCTGGTAA
- a CDS encoding LysR family transcriptional regulator: MDLRQLRYFIALNEHRSFVRAADAMGITQPAFSRSIQGLEQEFGCVLVDRGHKDLRPTPEGQVVLQHALTLVHGAALLSSEVTRMTKLDAGDLRFGCGPAPAVKLVPDAVARFIGAHPKIRTSFQVDNWEKLSRALSREEIEFFIADIRQFEADPNFQTRALTPKRGVFFCRPGHPLLAKDSLSTNDMFDYPLASPLISQGIRKLLANLSGRMDFSPSIQTEHFPALVKIVLQSNAIGVGTEEAFAEDIAQGSLVLLHWRNLPQNMETLSARCGIVSRTGSRLSPAAKAMIETLVEVDRQEVSVAV, from the coding sequence ATGGATCTTCGCCAACTTCGGTACTTCATCGCCCTCAACGAACACCGCAGTTTCGTGCGCGCAGCCGACGCCATGGGCATCACCCAACCGGCGTTCAGCCGCAGCATTCAAGGGCTGGAGCAGGAGTTCGGCTGCGTGCTGGTCGACCGTGGCCACAAGGACTTGCGCCCCACGCCAGAGGGCCAGGTGGTGCTGCAACATGCCTTGACCCTGGTGCACGGCGCGGCGCTGCTGAGCAGTGAAGTCACGCGCATGACCAAGCTCGACGCCGGCGACCTGCGCTTCGGTTGCGGCCCGGCGCCAGCGGTAAAACTGGTGCCGGATGCAGTGGCGCGTTTTATCGGCGCGCACCCGAAAATCCGCACCAGTTTCCAGGTGGATAACTGGGAGAAACTCAGCCGCGCCTTGAGCCGCGAGGAGATCGAATTTTTTATCGCCGACATCCGCCAGTTCGAGGCCGACCCGAACTTCCAGACCCGCGCATTGACGCCCAAGCGCGGCGTGTTTTTCTGCCGCCCAGGCCACCCGTTGCTGGCCAAGGACAGCCTGTCGACCAACGACATGTTCGACTACCCGCTGGCCTCGCCGCTGATCTCCCAGGGCATTCGCAAACTGCTGGCGAACCTGAGTGGGCGCATGGATTTTTCACCCAGCATTCAGACTGAACACTTCCCGGCGCTGGTAAAAATCGTGCTGCAATCGAATGCCATCGGCGTGGGCACCGAGGAAGCCTTTGCCGAGGACATCGCACAGGGTTCGCTGGTGCTGCTGCACTGGCGCAATTTGCCGCAGAACATGGAGACCTTGAGTGCACGGTGCGGGATTGTCAGCCGCACGGGGTCGAGGTTGTCGCCGGCGGCGAAGGCGATGATCGAGACGCTGGTGGAGGTCGACAGGCAGGAGGTGAGTGTGGCGGTTTGA
- a CDS encoding TonB-dependent receptor — translation MSLLKSLPLAMLVAGSTSWSPTQAAETPAPAGKGENASGQLETVTVTARRRTESAQAVPTPMSVIGGQALESQRVYRIQDLQQLVPSVNVAYMHARQSSVSIRGLGNNPASDGLEGSVGLYIDNVYLGRPGMAVFDLMDIEQLEVLRGPQGTLFGKNTTAGVINISTRAPSFTPERSIETSLGEDGYFQTKGTISGPLTDDLAGRFSAYRTRSDGDIKNEYDGHDLNGGSRQGFRGQLLYKPSDTFNLRWIGDYNEEDSSAGTRVLYSTGPTINGTNLYQSRAAAAGATLVDGTHRKVNLDNDQHVTVFQGGTSLEANWTLPSDFTLTSVSSYRWWNFTPRNDDGLNVPASYNAGVSVEDKQWSQEFRLASPTGGFFDYVLGAYYFGNSLDNKSFAYYGPKADIWNGTPTGALNDVSTVGNGHIRTDSFALFAQGTWHLTERLDFTAGVRGTYEEKSAWVSRNAPVGGAAVTGAAATARRGRTGAYDSGDLNQYSATPSGLLNLSYHFNDNLLGYATLSHGEKSGGVNLVVGSAPTAGADSLLVGTERANNAELGFKSTLWDRRLQLNANLFWTQVNGYQTNAYDQENRVQYLTNAGSVRSRGVEVESTLVPIRGLTLNINGSFNDVSYLSYKDAPCPPEVSLRPGAPASCDLSGHQVVGASKWIANANGEYKWNLDNGFEPYVTASYAFRSKAVGTVEDSDYGQIPAYAVVNLSTGLRGNYQQGQWDVSLWLKNAFDKTYYTTLWTGGNGGYEGLLGTPRTLGVTGRYDF, via the coding sequence ATGAGTCTGTTGAAGTCCTTGCCCCTGGCCATGTTGGTGGCCGGCAGCACCAGTTGGTCGCCGACCCAGGCCGCCGAAACACCTGCGCCGGCAGGCAAGGGCGAAAACGCCAGCGGCCAGCTTGAGACCGTCACTGTGACCGCCCGGCGGCGCACCGAAAGCGCCCAGGCAGTGCCGACGCCCATGAGCGTCATCGGCGGCCAGGCGTTGGAGAGCCAGCGGGTCTACCGCATTCAGGATTTGCAGCAACTGGTGCCAAGCGTCAACGTCGCTTATATGCATGCGCGTCAATCCAGCGTGTCGATTCGCGGGCTGGGCAACAACCCGGCCAGCGACGGCCTGGAAGGCAGCGTGGGGCTGTATATCGACAACGTGTACCTCGGGCGGCCAGGCATGGCGGTGTTCGACTTGATGGACATCGAGCAGCTCGAAGTCTTGCGCGGCCCGCAAGGCACCTTGTTCGGCAAGAACACCACGGCGGGCGTGATCAATATCAGCACGCGCGCGCCGAGTTTCACTCCGGAGCGCAGCATCGAAACCTCGTTGGGCGAGGACGGTTATTTCCAGACCAAGGGCACGATTTCCGGCCCGCTAACCGACGATCTGGCGGGGCGTTTTTCGGCCTATCGCACACGCAGCGATGGCGACATCAAGAACGAGTACGACGGCCATGATCTTAACGGCGGCTCACGCCAGGGCTTTCGCGGGCAGTTGCTGTACAAGCCCAGCGACACCTTCAACCTGCGCTGGATCGGCGACTACAACGAAGAAGATTCCAGCGCCGGCACCCGCGTGCTGTACAGCACCGGGCCGACCATCAATGGCACTAACCTCTACCAATCCCGCGCCGCAGCGGCAGGCGCAACCCTGGTGGACGGCACGCACCGTAAGGTCAACCTGGACAACGACCAGCATGTCACGGTGTTCCAGGGCGGCACGTCCCTTGAGGCTAACTGGACGCTACCAAGCGACTTCACGCTGACGTCGGTCAGCTCGTATCGCTGGTGGAATTTCACCCCGCGCAATGACGACGGCCTCAACGTGCCGGCGTCGTATAACGCTGGTGTGTCGGTGGAAGATAAGCAGTGGTCCCAGGAGTTCCGCCTGGCGTCACCTACCGGTGGGTTCTTCGACTATGTGCTGGGCGCCTACTACTTCGGTAACTCGCTGGATAACAAATCCTTCGCCTATTACGGGCCCAAGGCGGATATCTGGAATGGCACGCCGACCGGCGCCTTGAATGATGTGAGCACCGTCGGCAACGGGCATATTCGCACCGACAGTTTTGCCCTGTTCGCCCAAGGCACCTGGCATCTCACCGAGCGTCTGGATTTCACCGCCGGTGTGCGTGGCACCTACGAAGAAAAAAGCGCCTGGGTCAGCCGCAATGCGCCCGTGGGTGGCGCTGCGGTCACCGGCGCCGCTGCCACGGCGCGGCGAGGGCGTACCGGCGCGTATGACTCCGGCGATCTCAACCAGTACAGCGCCACGCCGTCGGGGCTGCTCAACCTGAGTTACCACTTCAACGACAACCTGCTTGGCTACGCCACGTTGTCCCATGGCGAGAAGTCCGGCGGGGTCAATTTGGTGGTGGGTTCTGCGCCGACGGCTGGGGCCGATTCGCTGCTGGTGGGCACCGAGCGGGCCAACAACGCAGAGTTGGGGTTTAAAAGCACGCTGTGGGACCGCCGCCTGCAACTCAATGCCAACCTGTTCTGGACCCAGGTCAACGGCTACCAGACCAACGCCTACGACCAGGAGAACCGCGTGCAGTACCTGACCAACGCCGGTTCCGTGCGCTCGCGCGGCGTGGAAGTGGAAAGCACGCTGGTGCCGATCCGGGGCCTGACGTTGAATATCAATGGCTCGTTCAACGATGTGAGTTACCTGTCTTACAAAGATGCGCCATGCCCACCGGAAGTCAGCTTGCGTCCGGGGGCGCCGGCCTCCTGCGACCTGAGCGGCCACCAAGTGGTGGGCGCGTCCAAGTGGATCGCCAATGCCAACGGCGAGTACAAGTGGAACCTGGATAACGGCTTCGAACCTTACGTGACCGCCAGCTATGCATTCCGCTCCAAAGCGGTGGGCACGGTCGAGGACTCCGACTATGGGCAGATTCCGGCCTACGCGGTGGTCAACCTCTCTACCGGTCTGCGCGGCAACTACCAGCAAGGGCAGTGGGATGTGTCGTTATGGCTGAAAAACGCCTTCGACAAAACCTACTACACCACCCTGTGGACCGGCGGCAATGGCGGCTACGAAGGTTTGCTGGGCACGCCGCGCACCCTAGGCGTGACGGGGCGCTACGACTTCTGA